A genomic region of Raphanus sativus cultivar WK10039 chromosome 6, ASM80110v3, whole genome shotgun sequence contains the following coding sequences:
- the LOC130495741 gene encoding uncharacterized protein LOC130495741, translated as MAAQLKQTMLESMTEMMNENMKEIRNEIRQATGQGHSNESRRNRRTHTPQEHAGSQETDNYYERHRSGRSGSSSASRVDHDAYLEWEKKIEIVFNCRHYTNAQRIQFAATEFVPNHYHRDLHQRLRRLTQGSKTVEEYYQEMELLMLRAGISEDREATMARFLGGLNREIQDSVEMQHYIEIEEMLHKAILVEQQIKGKHHSRGNYGYSKYQYTKEEKPSHLKDSKPQQKEESKPSIPYIKGKGKAEATSSRTRDVKCFKCQGRGHYANECTNKKVMILLENGEYESEEEHSGSDLEKSGEESEVEPVKGRLLVTRRLLNLQTKTEETEQRENLFYTRCLVQGKVCSLIIDGGSCVNVASETMVKKLGLKVQKHPRPYRLQWLNEKGEMRVSNQVLVPIAIGRYEDEVLCDVLPMEASHILLCRPWQFDRRVVRDGFTNKHYFEFNGKKTVLVPLSPKEVHEDQLQL; from the exons ATGGCCGCTCAGTTGAAGCAAACCATGTTGGAAAGCATGACTGAGATGATGAATGAAAACATGAAAGAGATCAGAAATGAAAtcagacaagctactggtcaaggtCACAGTAATGAGTCCAGAAGGAACCGTCGAACTCACACTCCACAAGAGCATGCTGGTTCACAGGagactgataactactatgagcgccaCAGAAGTGGGAGAAGTGGTTCTTCCTCAGCATCACGAG TTGATCATGATGCTTATCttgagtgggagaagaagattgagattgtaTTCAACTGCCGACACTACACCAATGCTCAGAGGATTCAAtttgctgcaactga gtttgtgcctaaccacTACCACCGGGATCTTCATCAAAGATTGAGGAGACTTACACAAGGATCCAAGACTGTGGAAGAGTACTACCAGGAGATggagttgctgatgttgagGGCTGGTATATCTGAGGACAGAGAAGCTACTATGGCAAGGTTTCTTGGAGGGCTTAACCGCGAGATACAAGACAGTGTGGAGATGCAGCACTATATagagatagaagagatgttgcacaaAGCTATTCTGGTGGAGCAACAGATTAAGGGAAAGCATCACTCGCGAGGCAACTATGGGTACAGCAAGTATCAGTAcactaaagaagagaaaccatctCATCTGAAGGACAGCAAGCCTCAGCAGAAAGAAGAATCCAAGCCTAGCATCCCATACATCAAAGGGAAAGGCAAGGCAGAAGCTACAAGCTCTAGAACTAGAGATGTTAAGTGTTTTAAGTGTCAAGGAAGAGGAcattatgccaatgagtgcACCAACAAGAAGGTTATGATTCTACTTGAGAATGGAGAGtatgaatcagaagaagagcaCTCCGGTTCTGATCTGGAAAAGTCTGGTGAAGAAAGTGAAGTAGAACCGGTTAAAGGAAGGTTGTTGGTGACAAGAAGACTCTTGAACTTGCAAACTAAGACTGAAGAAACTGAGCAGCGTGAGAACCTCTTCTACACTAGGTGTTTGGTTCAGGGAAAGGTGTGCAGCCTTATTATTGATGGTGGAAGCTGTGTCAATGTAGCTAGTGAGACCATGGTGAAGAAATTGGGTCTGAAAGTACAGAaacatcctagaccttaccggCTGCAATGGCTCAATGAGAAAGGTGAGATGCGAGTCTCCAATCAAGTGCTGGTACCTATAGCCATTGGTAGATATGAGGATGAAGTCTTGTGTGATGTATTACCAATGGAAGCTAGCCATATCCTTCTTTGTAGACCATGGCAGTTTGATAGGCGAGTGGTTCGTGATGGTTTCACCAACAAGCACTATTTTGAGTTTAATGgaaagaagacagtgctggtaCCTTTGTCACCTAAGGAAGTTCATGAGGATCAGCTCCAGctttag
- the LOC108829457 gene encoding uncharacterized protein LOC108829457: MSVRAPVSLDDALHRASFFAAYEEDVANLKEQFLASKNAARKKTSTTKEAPTKGQHSYAIDNSTKNKSSTVDLNKHYDFHKRKGHSTEECRAALREKERREEEENSQEDEPPSTPKSDKKPKTSSYKRAREVEAESPNSPPPAPKKRVDMISLSTNRRDRYDVQGLDQPHDDALVLRLDVGGCELSRIMIDTGSSADVLFYDAFKRMGFTKTLLKQEPTPLIGFTGETTYSLGSIELAVTTGDVRKIVEFIVIDRPAPFNAILGRPWLYSMKAV, translated from the exons ATGTCGGTCAGGGCCCCAGTGTCACTAGATGACGCGCTGCATCGAGCATCATTCTTCGCAGCGTACGAAGAGGACGTAGCTAACTTGAAAGAACAATTTTTGGCAAGCAAAAATGCCGCCAGGAAAAAGACTTCGACAACTAAAGAAGCACCGACCAAAGGTCAACATTCTTACGCAATAGATAACTCCACGAAAAACAAATCATCGACTGTCGACCTGAACAAGCATTACGACTTCCACAAACGGAAAGGACATTCCACTGAGGAATGTCGAGCTGCGTTACGCGAaaaggagagaagggaggaagaagaaaactcTCAAGAAGATGAACCCCCTTCGACTCCAAAAAGCGATAAAAAGCCGAAAACGTCTTCCTACAAAAGGGCTCGGGAGGTGGAGGCCGAATCACCAAACTCGCCACCACCCGCTCCCAAAAAGCGGGTCGACATGATCTCGCTAAGCACAAACAGGCGAGATCGATACGACGTCCAAG GCCTTGATCAACCACACGACGACGCCCTCGTTTTACGACTCGATGTCGGAGGATGCGAGCTCTCACGGATCATGATCGATACCGGAAGCTCAGCCGATGTCCTATTCTACGATGCCTTCAAACGAATGGGATTCACCAAAACTCTCCTTAAACAAGAACCAACCCCGCTCATCGGATTCACAGGAGAAACAACTTACTCCCTAGGATCTATCGAGCTCGCAGTCACTACCGGAGACGTTAGGAAGATCGTGGAGTTCATCGTAATAGATCGACCGGCACCGTTCAATGCTATCTTAGGAAGACCCTGGCTATACAGTATGAAAGCAGTGTGA